Part of the Rhipicephalus sanguineus isolate Rsan-2018 chromosome 5, BIME_Rsan_1.4, whole genome shotgun sequence genome is shown below.
ACAACAGCGGAGAAGTCGGCGACAATTAACACCGTTGCCGCTACCTCGAGATGAGCCTGCGTAGATTTCACATCAACGCGACACGTCCAGAACGACGTGAGCCTACAACGACCTTTCCAATTACCGTCTCCCGGCCAACACGCCTCTCTCCAATGCCTACAATACGATCGCCCAACCCTGGTCCGGTTGCGAAGCCCATATTCGAAAAAAAAGGCAGCGACCGATAGAGCCGCGGTTGCACTTCGTCGCAACAACGAAGATCTCGCACCGCTGGCGATGACGCTGCCACGTAATAAGAACAATCCAGCAGATGTGCGGCGCACAGGAGCAGAACCGTCGCCACTGGAAGAACTTACAACCCCGCAAAGCCGCAGCGCCACGAACCGTcacagccgtgatccgacgccgtgACCTAACCGCAAAGCAAGACGACGAACTACTGGCGTCGACGTGCTTATCGATGACCAGAACGTCGTCAGAGTGGTTGACATCGGACATGATTACTCTGTTATAGGTGGACCGTTCGCCATGAACTTGAACAAAGTCAAGACCGTTTGGGAAGGCCctgaaatccgtaccgctggaggtcacctagtaacgggTGCAGGAATGTGCACAGCGACTTATCATTAACATTCGGATGTATCCCGCTAGCTTCTTAGTCCTCCAGCACTGCCGAGAAATGTCATCCTTAGTATGGGCCTCTTAATTATACATAGTACAGTCATCCACCTGAGAGCCGAGTTCATAACACTATCCATATAAAAGCAGTACCGCTTCGCACGCCGCCATAAAGCACGCCCTTATGATGCTATGCctaagaccaagtcaccattcccccttgctccagtgtcatcatttccgtcgacACTCAGAAACCTCGAAGGCATCGTTGAAAGCGACCAGCGCCTGTTGATCAAACGCGACATTTCCATCGCAGAAGGAACAGCCGAGCTTCACGAATGGAAAGCAGCActgatgctcacgaatttcggcaACGAGtgcaagcacgtgagcaaaggcacgaggGTCGCCTACattgaaaaaaagatggttgatccctccgtcataggaatcggaataacacgaaagtaaagcgtgcccttacagaagtaactgaatgtttactgtacattgatatgacagagtttgcacaatgtatattgacgtaTGCaccgcagctatagcaccgtttaacgtggatgcacccattttgatgattcgtggtacatttccatcccgacgactaacgtccatgttaaatgattaaacaaatccttgtggtagctatagtagttaatggtgaaagcgtaatcagagaacaaggtgtgatagccagaagagcgtcgcatattggacgcagaacttggtcgccatcccgcggcatgttaaagtgtgattgaacaccacggccgcactagagggaaacgcaaagcgcgtcgcgccgccccggtagcccggccgcgatttttctcggggcgagcgcgtgagcggggaacgcactGTTACAGCCAtggtgagacaggcgcgcgtcgaagagctatgtttggtgtggattagcgtgttgctatgagtgacgccgacgctgacgcttttacaacgcttgggcaaaggttgccacctcgcggtgtgttaaggcattgacaaaattaaacttatATTGAAGCAAGTCGGGAGTGTGCCCAAACCCGTGGAAAGCCGCTATCATTGCTGCCTTCtagccacccaccgacaagaggCTGTACGCCGATTTCTCTACTTGTGCGGCTCTTACTgtcgcttcgtcaaggaatttggTCGGATCGCCCAGCCACTAACGAATTCAGAAAGACGGACACCGGATTCATGTGGGAAACGGTGCaagttgaagcatttcaagaaataaagagacgcctgcagacgcctccgacgcatgcgcatttcgacgaatacgcggATACGGAATTCCACATCGACGCAAGCAGCGTCGGACTCGCCGCCGCCCCCGTGCCGATCACTAACATACACGAAacagttatcagttatgctagccggtcgctatccaaggcagaagccaactattccacaacagaaaggagtATTTCCCCATCTGGTGCACGTCAAAGTGTTGCACCTacatctacggcaggcccttcaatgttgtaagcgaccaccacgctttatgttggctagctaacttgaaggacccttcaggtcgtcacGCACGATGCAgtttgagacttcaagaattcgacgttaccgtcgtttacaatTCGGACGAAAGTACCGTGATGCCGATTACCGGCCACGTGCCCCCGCCGATCCGCCGCCACAGGGTGACCAGGACGATgattgcttcttgggaaccattaGTGCCGACCACTTCGTTGAAccacagcgagccgacccggaactcagggacTGTTACGTTGTTATGTTTTACAACGTGCAGGTTCCTAATCAATGAATATGCGAGACGTCGCCATAGGCACCCACGAATGAACCAGGAGGTTTGCAAACATTAAATATATACACTGAAAACGAGCACGCATCACACTGAACCCAAAATAGCAATTCACAACAAACCCGGGCAATGAGTCCTAAACCACCAGTTCCTAGTTCTAGCAGAGAGACGGATAGCCACTACGAATCGCAAAGGTCCGTAGTGGTTCACCGGTTTCAGAGAGGAGCGCGTAAACCACTGGTCGAGACAGCCTTCCCAGGTTGGTAGTCGAAGAGGAGGCACTGACGCCGTAGCCGTTGTAGCCAGATTGTGCTATCATCATGATAGCCCCCCAACCTCTAACACGTGATGTTAACGTCACTGACGGCCTAATGTATATATATCATTCGTTCCACTGAATAAACGTTTTTTCGTTACCGGACTGCCGGCGAGCAACATGGTGGCAGCGGTCCACAGCTGAGATGTCGACGACGCCACCCCCGACAACGCCCCCTCGCCAACAATGCTACCAGGCCCTTCAACACTACTGCCGGCGCCGAAGCCCATGGATACGTCAGTCGACGCCTGGCTTGGCTGGAGAACGTGGAAGAGTGAGTTTGAACTTTTTGCCATAGCCACACTACTGACCAGACAGCCAAGCGACGTGCAGGCCGCAACATTTCTGGTCAGCATAGGCGAGGAAGGCAGAAAAGCGTACAGCACTTTCAAGTTCGAGGCGGAAGAGGACAAAAATGATGTCCAAGTTTTGAAGAAAAAATTTGAAGACTACTACAGGCCAGCAAAAAACTTAACTCTTCATGAGTTCCGTTTTGGTTCAAGGAACCAGAAAGAAGGCGAGCCATTCAATGAATGGTTGATCGAGCTGAAAATATTGGCAAAAAATTGCGAATTTGAACTTCTAGAAGAACGAATGCTACGCAGCCGTATCGTTCTTGGCGTTAGAGACAAGCGGCTGCAGCAGAAACTGTTGGCAGAAAATCCTTCTTACCAAAAAGCCGTGGAAATATGCCGTATTGATGAGCAAGGAAAGCAGCACTTCCAAGAGATAAGCGCAGCAGCCGGGGAAGCACACACTACGATAGTGAACTCAGTTGCAACTGATAGGAAGGTGTGCAGCATGTGCGGCTATCAAATGCACCGCAGCGGAAACTGCCCAGCACGAGGAAAAAACTGCCGGAAGTGTGGTGCCCCAAACCACTTTGCCCAGGTTTGCAAATCATTGGGTGCCACACGAAACATGAACCGACAAGGAAGGGAGCTGCGGGAAGTACGGGCAGAGACAGACTTTGCGGAAGCAGATTTTTTTCTTGCGGGACTCACTATCAACTCGGTCGAAGTCGATAGATGGACAGCAACGGTTAACATCGAAGGTCAACCGGTGACGTGCAAGCTGGACACGGGAGCAAACTGTTGCGTAATCTCAAAGCAAGAGCTGGCAAGAGTGTCTGATAAGCCCAAGAAAGCTTGCAACGTGACGTTAACAGCGTTCTTTGGTCATCGGGTTACGGCACAAGCGAAAGTCATACTTCCGCTCTGCGCCAACAACAACACATGCGAAGAACAGTTTTTCGTCATTGATCAAGATGTCCCAGTCACACTCAGTGGGACAGTTGCAGAACGACTGGGATTCCTATACCGCATACAGAAAGTGACTAGCGGAGAACTATACCCTGCAGCCCAACCTTTTGCGGATACTTTCAGGGGACTCGGACAACTAAAAGATGTCGAGTACTCAATGAAGCTAAAACCCGGCAGCGTGGGAACCGTCGTGCCGGCTAGGAGGGTTCCTGTGGCGCTGCAAGACAGAGTAGTGGCGGAACTGCAGCGCATGGAGGAGCAGGGCGTCATTACAAAGGTAAATGAACCCACCGAATGGTCTAGCCACATGGTGACCGTGGTGAAAAAAGACAAAGTGCGTATCTGCCTCGATCCAACGGCTCTAAATAGGGCGTTGCTTCGAGAAAACTACCCCATGCCTACTCTAGAAGACATAATTCCGCGGCTGTCCGGGTCGAGATTTTTTTCCACGCTAGATGCCGCGTCGGGATTTTGGCAAATCAAATTAACGGAAGAAAGTTCCAGGATATGCACTATGAGTACGCCTTACGGGCGGTATCGCTTCCTCAGAATGCCCTTTGGCATATCATCAGCCCCGGAAATTTTCCAAGCTGCAATGCACCGCTTGTTAGAGGGCCTGCCCAACGTCGCGGTGGTTATGGATGATATACTGGTGTGGGGCAAGACAAAGGAGGAGCATGACTACAACCTGACACTTTTGCTGACGCGCTGCCGCGAGCATGACCTGAGACTTAACCTAACAAAATGCACCTTCTTACAGACGGAGGTCCGCTACTTGGGACACATCCTCACGACACAAGGTTTGCGCATCGACCCAGAGCGTGTGCAAGATATCCTGGAAATACCAGAGCCTAAGAACTGTAAGCAATTGCAAATTTTTCTAGGCACAATGAACTTCATACAGCGTTTCATTCCCAACATGTCGGTCAAGACCGAACCACTTAGAGAACTACTGCGAAAAGATAACGCGTGGGTTTGGACAGACAGACAACAAGCCAGTTTTGAAGCACTGAGGCAGGCACTAACGACAGCACCAGTTCTATCCTATTTCGATCCAAAGAAGGCAGTGACGCTTTCTGTTGATGCGAGTCAGTCGGGCGTGGGGGCTGTGCTGATGCAAGATGGCCACCCCGTCGCCTTTTCGTCCCGATCCCTCACAGAAGCGCAGCAACGCTACGCGCAGATTGAAAAAGAAACGCTGGCAATAGTTCATGGGTGCACAAAGTTCCATGATTATCTTTTCGGCCAGGCAGACGTGATCATCGAAACAGATCACCGGCCTTTGATACCAATATTCAGCAAGCCTCTGTATCAATGCCCACTCCGTTTGCAGCGCATGCGCCTCAGTCTGCAACGTTATGCAATAACATTGCGGTACAAACCTGGAAAAGAGCAGTTTCTAGCAGATGCTTTATCGCGGTTTCCTAGCAAGACTGAACTAAAACAAGAAGCCGAACTGTTTCAAGTAAATGTTCTTGATTATGTTTCAGCGTCAGAGCAACGTCTGGAAATCCTGCGGGCCGCTACAAGCGAGGATCCAGCCCTAGTCCTCATCCGTGAATACGCACAGACATCTTGGCCGGACAACAAGCAGAGAACCCCGGAGCCAGCAAGACCGTACTGGGCCTACAGGGAAGAAGTTCACGCTCAAGACGGGCTAGTCTTCCGCAGCAACAAGGTAATTGTACCGAAATCAAAACGGGCAGAGATAATGCAGCTCCTTCACGCGGCACATACTGGAGCAGAGAAGATGAAGGCAAGAGCCAGCAGCGTAATGTTTTGGCCAAGTATGTGTGCAGATATCAAACAGTTTTGCATGTCCTGCAAAACATGCAGAATTCACCAGCCGCAGAACCAGAAGATGCCTCTTCTAAGCCATGACGTTCCGACCCTACCATGGGAGAGAGTAGGGATGGACCTGTTTCACTACGGTGGCCGAGAGTTTGCCATTATGGTTTGCTTTTACtccttttatttcgaaatccgTGAGCTCCGCCACACCACAGCTAATGCGCTGAAGACTTGGTCTGCACAGGTATTTTCTGTGCATGGGCTGCCGCAGAAACTGTACAGTGACAACGGACCGCCCTTCAGTAGCAGCGAGTTTAAAGAGTTTTTAAGAAAGCTAGACATTGTACATATCACGTCAAGCCCGTATCACCCGCGTTCTAACGGCATGACAGAAAGAGCTGTTCAGGAGGCAAAGAAGCTGTTAAAGAAGTGCTCCCTCCGAACACCTGATTTTGAAATCGCATTGCTTGAGTGGCGTAATACCCCCAGGGATCATGTTCTGAGGTCTCCTGTACAGAGGCTGATGGGACGGCAGACACGGACCCTGCTGCCGGTACCGACAGAGCACCTAGAACCTGAGACAATACCCAGCAAGGATGTTCACGACCGCCTTCAGGTGATCCGGCGGCAGCAAAAGGCTTCCTACGACCGCAACGCCAGAAACTTGCGTCCGCTAATGCCAGCACAACGGGTAACGACGTACGACACCCTCCAGAGGACCTGGAGTCCAGCCATGGTACTAAGGCCAGCCGAGGCACCGAGGTCCATGATTGTGAAGACCGAAGACGGCCGTGAATTGCGCCGCACACGAGAGCATCTGCGGGAGGCAGCACCTGAGCCAGGGGCAGAATCAACTTCCCAGCGGGCGCCCGAAGACAGCGGCGTCCATGATGGACAGCAGCAGCTACGCCGAAGTTCAAGACTACGTCACGAACCCTGTCGATACCCGTTACCAGATCAAACTTCTAGACTGTATAAATATTAAAGGGGAGATGTAGCCAGATTGTGCTATCATCATGATAGCCCCCCAACCTCTAACACGTGATGTTAACGTCACTGACGGCCTAATGTATATATATCATTCGTTCCACTGAATAAACGTTTTTTCGTTACCGGACTGCCGGCGAGCAACAGCCGTGTCCCGGCCGGAAACCTACGCCAGAGCACGCACCCGAAGCCCAAGTGCTCCGCGTGTCCGCGGGCACAGGACATCTTGTAGCAGGAGCCCGTCACAGACGCGTCGCCATGGCCTGTTCTTACGTTCACGTTCCTCCGGGCTCAGCTGGTCACCAAGGCTCGCGTCCGGaacccgagagagagagagaatggttCATAAAAGAAGGAGAAATGAAATggacgctattttctgcctccagtcgcgggggcacggctcagcgcccttaagAATTGGAAAGCGGAAGTACAGATGATAGAAGAagagaagatagaaagaaggagtgACCAGCTTGGCAAGAGTGCTGTCGACGAAGGCGTAATGCCGGCTTCGTCTGGCTGCAGCAGCATTTGTAGGGCTGTCCGGAAGTCCCAGATgatcgccacgggcagctgggGTGTCGTAGCAGCGAGGTAGTCAGCCACCAGGAGAATCGGAGCCAGTCGAGCTCCAGTGGAGCTAGCGTGGTAGGGAAGACCGCACTACATGGCAGTCCTAGACGTTGGTGTGACACTGGTAGCCAAGGCCGAGCGGGCGCTGTCCCGGACAGACCTGTTCTTGAACACCAGGAGATGCCCCCGCAGCCTGTCGTGGAGTTTTACCAAGGCTGACTGGTGGAACTCGCACGCCAGTGTACGCCTTTTGCTGAGCTTTTTCAGCTCCAAATGCACGTCCACATGCTTTGGTATAGTGGGGGGGCGGTGGATAGGACAGGAAGCCGCAGGCACCAGTTCTTCATAGAGTGCGGAGTTCTGTCCCATCCTTGAAGCTGGTGGGCTCCGCAGTCTCCGAAGGAGGGCAGCGCCCTGGGGGGCCCTATGGAGAAGGTCGACATGATGTAGCGCCTGTCACAGCATAAGGGGCAACACAGGCCACGTCTGGGCCTCCGCCAATGAAGCAGCCACGGGCGACTGGCGCGGGAGTCCTAAGAAAGCGCCGAATAGGCATGCGGTAAGACCGCTCCAACTGCTCGTTGTGGTGTGGCTCTGCCTCCTTGTGGTGTGGCGCTGTGATGCGCTGCCGTTGCAGACTCCTCGTAGAGGGGTCTGTAACGATAGAGGGTATCCAGGTGAGGCGGTGATCAATCGTTAACTCCAGGTTCTTCACGCCTTGCTCCACGAGATTGGCCGCTCTCCCAGCACGAGCCTTCGGATTGCCCTCCGCGCAGCGACTCTGGAGTGAACCAACAGTGCCTGCGTCTTCGTGGATGACGCGATCAGCCCGGTCGCCCGGAAGAAGGAGGCCACAGCATCCAGAGAGTACCCGATCACCGAGGAACGTGGCCCGTCTTTTTCgccgcttttttcttttcctcccgcCACGCTTCACCCTTTCGTCCTCGCGCATACCGTGGCCTTCTCCGATTGGTACTCTCTTTGTTTTATTCTTCCTGCGCTCGTGGCAGTTACGTCGCCATGTTTTCTCAAATggcatgctggggggatcgcacaccattgtagGAGGTTTAGCCGTGCTCCGAAGAAGggagcatttttttcttcttcacccCCTACCTCCCCACACCACtagtca
Proteins encoded:
- the LOC119393020 gene encoding uncharacterized protein LOC119393020 is translated as MLPGPSTLLPAPKPMDTSVDAWLGWRTWKSEFELFAIATLLTRQPSDVQAATFLVSIGEEGRKAYSTFKFEAEEDKNDVQVLKKKFEDYYRPAKNLTLHEFRFGSRNQKEGEPFNEWLIELKILAKNCEFELLEERMLRSRIVLGVRDKRLQQKLLAENPSYQKAVEICRIDEQGKQHFQEISAAAGEAHTTIVNSVATDRKVCSMCGYQMHRSGNCPARGKNCRKCGAPNHFAQVCKSLGATRNMNRQGRELREVRAETDFAEADFFLAGLTINSVEVDRWTATVNIEGQPVTCKLDTGANCCVISKQELARVSDKPKKACNVTLTAFFGHRVTAQAKVILPLCANNNTCEEQFFVIDQDVPVTLSGTVAERLGFLYRIQKVTSGELYPAAQPFADTFRGLGQLKDVEYSMKLKPGSVGTVVPARRVPVALQDRVVAELQRMEEQGVITKTEVRYLGHILTTQGLRIDPERVQDILEIPEPKNYRTT